The Pseudomonadota bacterium genome segment TTCAGGCCTTGCGCCGTCTTCTCCGTATTGCCGTGCATGGGATCGCACACCCACAGCACGTTATGTCCCGTCTCACGCACCGCCTCGATCAGCTTGGGCAAGCCCGATTCGATCTTGTTGGCACCGAAACGATGGATCAACGTGAGGCGACCGGGCTCGTTGTTGGGGTTCAGTAGCGCCACCAGCTCCTGCAGCCACTCCACGGTCATCCCCGGCCCTACCTTCACGCCGACGGGGTTGGCAATACCGCGGAAGAACTCCACGTGCGCGCCATCGACGGCCGCCGTGCGCATGCCAATCCACGGGTAGTGCGTCGACAGGTTATACCACTGACCGCGGTGCGCGAGGAGCCGCGTCTGGGCCTGCTCGTAGTGCAGGTGGAGGCCCTCATGGCTGGCGAAGAAATCGATTCGGCTCGCCTCGTGGGCCGGGTGGCCGCCCACCAGGGCGTAGAAGTCGAGGGCGTCGGATATAGAATCGACGATGCGGTTGTACTGCGCCTCGAGCGGCGAGTGGCGGACGAAGTCGAGGTTCCAGTTCTCCGGGTGGTGCAGATCGGCGAACCCACCGTCGACCAGGCCGCGAACGAAATTCAACGTAAGAGCAGCCCGCTCATACCCGCGCAGCATCTGCTCCGGGTTGGGCACGCGGGAGGCTTCCGTGAACTCAGGGCGGTTTACCAGGTCGCCGCGGTAGCTCGGCAGGGTGACGCCGTCGATGGTCTCCGTGTCCGCCGAGCGCGGTTTGGCATATTGCCCCGCCATCCGCCCGACGCGAACGATGGGCTTGCGCATGCCGTGGAGGAGCACCACGCTCATCTGCAGAAGGATCTTTAGCTTCTTCGCGATCAGCTCCGAAGTGCACTCGGCAAAGCTCTCCGCGCAATCACCGCCCTGGAGGAGGAATGCACGGCCCGCCTGGGCCTCGGCCAGCTGGGATTTGAGCGATTCGATCTCCCAGGAGGTGACTAGGGGCGGCAGGGCCCCAAGCTCTCCAAGCGTGCGCTCGAGCGCACCCTGGTTTGGGTAGGTCGGCTGCTGGAGTGCGGTCTTGCGCGTCCAGCTCGTGGGGTGCCAATCGGCCAAGGAGTTAGTGCGAGTCATAGTGTCTCGATGCTACCGCGCTTTTTGGCTCTGCAACACCGAAGATTCCATGACATGGATAACGGTACTCGGAACGCCGACCTGGGTCGGTTTTCTGGCACAATGCGCGCTCTTCCGCGGCCGCCCTCGCTCCCCGCGAGCCGCCGCATCTCCGGCCACGTCTGTGGGAGGACATCCATGTCATCTATTCTTGATTCTCTGGGAATGAAAGCGGACAGCGACGGCATCCTCGCCGGCGTGTGGGACGGCGAGCGCGGCTGGACCCGCGGCGAGGGCCCCATTCTCGCCAGCGAGAGCCCGGCTAGCGGGGACGTGATCGCCCGCGTCGGCAGTGCTAGCGCGGCCGATTACGAGCGCATCATCGCCTCCTCCCGCGCCGCCTTCGAAACCTGGCGCCGCACGCCAGCCCCCGCCCGCGGCGAAGCGGTCCGCCTGTGCGGCGAAGCCCTGCGCGAGCACAAGGATGCCCTCGGCAGCCTGGTGGCCCTGGAGATGGGCAAGATCAAGCCCGAGGGTGATGGCGAGGTGCAGGAGATGATCGACATCGCCGACTTCGCAGTCGGCCAGTCGCGCATGCTCTACGGCAACACGATGCACTCGGAGCGCCCGGGCCATCGCATGTACGAGCAGTGGCACCCCTTAGGTCTCGTCGGCATCATCAGCGCCTTCAACTTCCCCGTGGCCGTGTGGTCCTGGAACGCCTTAATCGCAGCGATCGCCGGCAACGTCTCGATCTGGAAACCCTCGCCGAAGACGCCCCTGTGCGGCATCGCCGTGCAGAAGATCTGCGCCGACGTGTTGCAAGCGCAGGGTCTGCCGCCCATCTTCCAGACGTTCATTGATGCTCACAACAGTCTCGCCAGCGCCCTCGTCGACGACGAGCGCGTGGACATGATCTCCTTCACCGGCTCCAGCGCCGTCGGCCGCCAGGTCGGCAAGCAGGTGGCGGCCCGCATGGGCAAGTGCCTGCTGGAGCTCGGCGGCAACAACGCCCTGATCATCGACGAGGACGCCAATCTCGAACTCGCCATCCCCGCCACCGTGTTCGGCGCGGTGGGAACGGCTGGCCAGCGCTGTACCACCACGCGTCGGCTGTTCGTCCACGAATCCTTGCACGACGCGCTGCTCGGAAAGCTGCAGAGCGCCTATGCACAGGTACGTATCGGCGACCCCCTGGACAGTGACACGCTGATGGGACCACTGATCGATCAGGACTCGGTCAAGCGTTACCAGAACGCAATCGAGCGCGCTCGCACGGCGGGCGGTGAAGTGGTGTACGGCGGCAACGTGCTCACGGACCGCGCAGGCAACTTCGTGGAGCCAACGCTGATAAGCGCCCGCAACGATTGGGACGTGGTGCAGGACGAGACCTTCGCACCGATCCTCTACGTGATCCCCTTCAAGGACATCGACGAGGCTATCGCGATGCAGAACGGTGTGCGCCAAGGGCTGTCGTCGGCGCTGTTCACCAACAACCTGCAGCACGCGGAAGCCTTCCTCGCCGCCACCGGCAGCGACTGCGGCATCGCCAACATCAACATCGGTACCTCGGGCGCCGAGATCGGTGGAGCCTTCGGCGGTGAGAAGGAAACCGGGGGTGGTCGCGAAGCCGGGTCTGATGCCTGGAAGGCCTACATGCGCCGCCAGACCAACACCATCAACTACTCGAGCGATCTACCCTTGGCGCAGGGGATCGAATTTAAGCTCTAGCGTTCGATCGCCGGCGGGTCGGCTGTAATGGCCAACCCGCCGGCGGCACCGCTAGCAAAGGCCTCAGCCGGCCTTTGCCGCCTGCCCCTCGCCATCGCCTTGGACCAACATGTTCTGACGATTGAGCATGTTGGTCGCCTCGTCGTAGGCACCCATGAAGTCGATCACCGCGGCCGGCTTGTTGGGATCGATCATGCGGCGGAACAGGTTCTTTTGAAGCTTGTACTTCATGTCGCCAATGGCGAGGGCACCTAGGGCGAAGAACACATCTTGCGCCACGTCCATGGGAACGTTGTTATCCATCGCCCCGATGCCTTCGATGCCGCTCGGCGGCACCGCATTCAGGTCCGCCGCGACCACCAACTGCTTGGCGTGGCTTAGCACGTCCTTGGACAGAATCTGTACGCCGGCCTTCGCCGCCGTCACCACGACGCCTGCATGTTCGACCGCAGAGATCTTGCCGCTCTGGCTCAGGGCAGACACCCAAGGCACGACCACACCGTAATGCTCGCAAAAGCGCACCGCAGCGTTCACGTCGTCACTCTCCGTTAGCTGGCACAGGATCGGTTGCCCTCCTAACTTCGCCGTGAGTACCGCCGTGCACAGCCCGACCGGGCCAGTGCCGAAGATCGCCACCTTCCGGTCCTTGAAGCCGTTCGAGTCACGCTCATCGATCGTCTGCTCGATCATCGCGACGAGCGCGGCCGCGGTGCTATACGCCCCGTTGGGATCTGCATATAGGGCAACTTGGAAGGGGGGCACTAGCGCACCTTGCGCAAGCTCCAGCATCTGCGTCGCGAGGTTGACGTCGTGACCGGCGATCAACACCCCTGTGCTCGCAAAGCGCTTTGGCGGTCGGCAGAAGATCGCGTCTTGCACGAGAGGAACTACCTCATCGGCTCCCGCGCCCGTGTAGGGAAGGACGTTGTCGTAGCCCGCATCCAGGGCCATGGTCAAATCGAAGGGGCTTACTTGCCCGCCTGGTACGAGCACGTGGAGGATGCGTTGATCGGTCATCGGGGTACTCCCTAGCTAAGGCGTAAGTCTGTTGTTGTCTGCTTCTAGAAGCGGTAACTCAAACCGAAGGACGCGACGGGGTAGAGGGTGAAGTCATTCAGGTCTTCCTGGAGTTCATCCTGCTCGCGCTGCAGCTCTTGTTGGAACAGCGGATCGTCAGCAATCGCGCCATCCGCCTGCAGGGTGACTCGAGGCTCGCCCTGAAAGACCACGCCAGCACTCAACACCACGCCCAGGCGACGCTTCGCAAAGGCGCTGTTCCAGCCGAATCCGACCATCGGCGCGACGTCGTCAAAGTCCACCTGCGCGGTGAGATCACCGACCAAACCCGCATCGAAGGTGAGATCGCCAATGGTGATATCGACGCCGTCACCATTACCGAGTGCGTTAGCTTCATTGTTGTTGATGAGCGCTCCACCGGTGAGAAACACCCCGTTTTGCCAAGGGTGCCAATCGCCGCTAACCGCGAAGGAGCGCAGATCCAGGTCGATGTCGTAGTCGATGCCGCTTTCCGTTTCGTCGAAGCTGGTAGAGAATCCGCTGTAGCCGACGCGAAAAGCAAAGCGGTTGGCCAAGCTGCGAGAGAAGTCCACGCCCACCCCCAAGGTGCTGACCTTAGCGGAGAGGTAGAAGCTATCGCGCTTGCTGCCTACGTTACTTCCACCCCGCCCCCGACGACCATCGTCGTCCACGCCCTGCGCGTTTGCGATAACAGGCGCAGTCGCAGTGACAGTGGCGAGGGCCAAGGCGGCGGTCGAGCAAAGCAGAGTCCGGCCCGAACGGCCGGCAGCATCCAGGTCAATCACTTGAAGTAACCTCACGGTCGTTGGCAATGGACGAACGATAGCGACGGAAGTCGCGTAATCGCCGCGAGCCCAGTCACAGCCTCACGGCACTGAGCCATCGCACGACGCTCCAATTGAGGTGTGGCATACAGAACTGCATACCGATCGACACTTTGCGGTGCGCCGCCTTCCCTCTCAGCTGCTACGTTGCTGTTCGGCCTGCACCTTGGCCCACTGCTTGTCCAGGCGCTTGGGCGACACGGGCACTCGCGTGCCCAACGGCTGGGCAAAGAGTGATACGCGCAGCTCTTCCACCTGCCAACGGAAAAGCGTGAGTTCAGGTTTCGACGCGAGCGATTGGGCCTGCGAGGGCGCAACGCGCAGGTAGCGCAGCCAGTACTCGCGAACCAGTTCACGCGGTTCGTCATCGCGCGTCGGTGCTTGCGCCAACTTCTCCAGGCGTATGCGCATCGCCTCGAGGTAGCGCGGGATCTCCCCCAACCACGGTTCTGGCGTATGACGCACGAACCCGGGTGCGAGCAACACCTCGAGCTGGTTGCGCACGTCGTTCACAGCCTCGGCTGCAGCCGGATGGGCTTGCGCCAGGCGTGAACGAACGGCCGAGTAGCGTTCGAGCACTCGCGACATCATGGCCTGGCGGCGCTCGGCGAGTGCGAGCACCTGCGCGCGACCACGCTCTAGGGCCGCCTCGAAGGCCTCGCGCGTGCGGATCGGCGCACGCAGTGCGAAGGTGAATGCATCGCGGAATACGACGAAGGCTAGATCGCTCGACATCGCCTCCAGGGCCCCCAGCCCCTGCGCCATGAGGATTCGGCGCTGGTCCCGCGTAAAGTCCTTGCGCAGCAGTTGCACCTGCTGCGGGAGCGCCAGCATGAACAGGCGCACCAGGCCGTCGCGGGTCGCTCGCTTAGCCTGACCCTTTTCTGCGAGCAGCTCCAGCGCGACCGTCTTGCCGCGGTCCACCAGCGCGGGATAGGCGGTCACCTCCACTGGACCTTGTTGCAATCGCATCGATTCGGGCAACTCATCTATGTCGAAGGTGCTCAGGCCTTCGCGACTGAAGTCATGACCTGAGGACACCCGCTCTGCGAGGTGAGCGAAGCGGGCCTGCAGGTCACACACGCTGCGGCTAGCGCCGAGCACCCTGCCTTGCTCGTCGATCACTAGGGCACGCGCCAAACACCACGGCTCTAGCTGCTTGCGATCCCACGCGCTTTGATCCACGGCCACCTCGTACTGCTTCTCGATTGCCGCGGCGAAGGCCTCGGGCACCGGGCGCATGTCCGCCACCACGTCATCGCGCAACCAACGTGCCGTGTCGGGCGCTGGCGGCAGGCGCTTGCGCGTTGCCTTCGGCAAGGCGCGTAAGAGCTGCACCAAGAGCGGCTCGAGCCACGCCGGCACGAGACGATCGAGAATGCCCTGGGTCAGGTGGCCCAGCAGCGCCACGGGGAGGGTGAGGGTGGCGCCGTCCGCAGGATCTTCACGGTCGAAGCGGTAGCTGATCGGCAGCTCATTGCCATCGAGCACCAGCGTATCTGGGTAGTCCTGCGTACTCGCCTCCCGGGCGCCGGGACGCCGCGCGTCCCCCTCGGCCATGACCAGCAGGCCCGGCGACTCGCTCTCTACCTCTCGACGCCAACGCTCGAAGGCCCGATTGCTGGCGATCCCCGCCGGTACGCGCTCGTCGTAGAAGGCGAATAACTGCCCTTCGCTCGCGAGAATGTCGCGACTGCGCAGCTTATTCTCCAAACCTTCCAACTCATCGCGCAGGGCCTTGTTGCGGGCACTGAACTCACCTTCCGTCTCCACCTTGTCGCGAAGCAGCGCGTCCTGAATGAAGATTGCTCGGGACTCATCGGGTGCCAGGTCCGTGTAGGCGACGCGACGCTTTGTATAGACTAGTAGGCCGAACAGGGTCGCCTGCTCGTAGGCATCCACGCGCCCCTTCACTTCGTTCCAATGGGCATCGAAGTAGGAACGCTTAAGCAGATGCTCCCCCGCCGATTCCATCCAACCACGGCGAATCCGAGCCACGGTCATCGCGTAGGGCCGGGAGGTATCGATGATCGCCGCGGCCATAATCCAGCGCGGTGCCCCGCCGTGAAGGCCGGAGCCGGGAAAGATCCGGAACTGCAGGCTGCGAGCCCCCTGGTAGGTGTGCTTCTCCACGCGCTGACCGATCATGTCGATGAAGCCGCGCAGGAGCGGGATGTGGATGCGACGGGGGGTCGCTGGCATCTCGTTGACGCTCACCCCTGCCATCGCCGTCAACACGTCTGCGAGTTGCCGGTGCAGCTCCTCCCATTCCTGCATACGCGCCGCGTTCAAAAAGCGCTTCTTGCACCAGCGCCGTACGGCCTTACGCCCATCGCTGCGCAAGCGCACTTGGTAGGCCTCCCAGATCTTGAGGAAGGTAAGGAAATCTGACCCATCGACAGCAAACTTGGCATGCTGAATATCCGCCGAGCGCGCCTTCTCCGCCGGACGCTCGCGAGGGTCAGCGATCGCCAGGCCACTGCAGATTATTAGTAATTCCGCTAGGCTATCGTGATCAGCCCCCGCCAGCAGCACCCGGGCGAGGCGCGGATCCACGGGAATCTCCGCCATCCGCCGACCGAGCTCTGTGATGTTCCGATCCTCATCCATGGCCTGGAGGATCTGCAGCAAGCGGTAGCCGTCGTTGATCAGCCGCCGCTCAGGTGGCTCGACGAAGGGAAACTGCTCGATATCACCGAGACCTAGCAACGCCATGCGCAAGATCACGCTAGCAAGGTTGGTGCGCGCGATCTCCGGCTCCGTGAACTGGCGACGCTTGCCGAAGTCTGCCTCCGTGTACAGACGCACGCAGAAGCCCGGGCCGATGCGCCCGCAGCGCCCCTTGCGCTGCTCGGCACTCGCCTGGGCGACGCGCTCGATTGGTAACCGCTGGATCTTCGCGCGATGACTGTAGCGACTGATGCGCGCGAGCCCGCTGTCGATCACCGCGGTGATTCCAGGTACGGTCAGGGAAGTCTCGGCGACGTTGGTGGCCAGCACGATGCGTCCGTTCCCCGCGCCGGAGAACACCTTGTCCTGCTCCGCCGCGCTGAGCCGCGCATACAGCGGTAGTACGGGGCGCTTGGGCAGATGTCGCGAGAGCAACAGCGCGGCCTCCCGAATCTGTCGTTCGCCCGGCAGGAACACCAGAACGTCGCCCTTGCGACCGTCGGGATCGGCAGCCACCAGCTCCAGCCCCTGCAACAGGGCCGTTCCCTCGCCGTCGGGCCGTTCTGCAGCGTTGCGCTTTGGCCGACCCTTGCCCTCACCCCGAGGAGCTTGGGCGTTGCCCTCCTCCTCTTCGTCCTCCTCCGGTGAGGGCTCTAAGTAGGTCACCCGCACCGGGTAGCCCCGCCCAGACACCTCCACCACGGGCGCGTCGTCGAAGTGCTGTGAGAAGCGTTCCGGATCGATCGTGGCGCTAGTCACAATGACTTTTAGATCGGGGCG includes the following:
- a CDS encoding aldehyde dehydrogenase family protein, encoding MSSILDSLGMKADSDGILAGVWDGERGWTRGEGPILASESPASGDVIARVGSASAADYERIIASSRAAFETWRRTPAPARGEAVRLCGEALREHKDALGSLVALEMGKIKPEGDGEVQEMIDIADFAVGQSRMLYGNTMHSERPGHRMYEQWHPLGLVGIISAFNFPVAVWSWNALIAAIAGNVSIWKPSPKTPLCGIAVQKICADVLQAQGLPPIFQTFIDAHNSLASALVDDERVDMISFTGSSAVGRQVGKQVAARMGKCLLELGGNNALIIDEDANLELAIPATVFGAVGTAGQRCTTTRRLFVHESLHDALLGKLQSAYAQVRIGDPLDSDTLMGPLIDQDSVKRYQNAIERARTAGGEVVYGGNVLTDRAGNFVEPTLISARNDWDVVQDETFAPILYVIPFKDIDEAIAMQNGVRQGLSSALFTNNLQHAEAFLAATGSDCGIANINIGTSGAEIGGAFGGEKETGGGREAGSDAWKAYMRRQTNTINYSSDLPLAQGIEFKL
- the hrpA gene encoding ATP-dependent RNA helicase HrpA, producing the protein MSSEQSPASGTEASQPEGAPDPVEQLERLRSMLAHCMLADAGRLRTRIQRLLKRARRGQPVDRGMGEVIEAISQSSALRKRRAQARPHIVFPQELPVSRRRQDIEHALAEHQVVVVCGETGSGKSTQLPKLCLAAGRGVAGTIGHTQPRRLAARSLAKRIGEETNPKVVGYKVRFTDETSPSSLIKLMTDGVLLNELRSDPQLLAYDTLIIDEAHERSLNIDFLLGYLKRLLPQRPDLKVIVTSATIDPERFSQHFDDAPVVEVSGRGYPVRVTYLEPSPEEDEEEEGNAQAPRGEGKGRPKRNAAERPDGEGTALLQGLELVAADPDGRKGDVLVFLPGERQIREAALLLSRHLPKRPVLPLYARLSAAEQDKVFSGAGNGRIVLATNVAETSLTVPGITAVIDSGLARISRYSHRAKIQRLPIERVAQASAEQRKGRCGRIGPGFCVRLYTEADFGKRRQFTEPEIARTNLASVILRMALLGLGDIEQFPFVEPPERRLINDGYRLLQILQAMDEDRNITELGRRMAEIPVDPRLARVLLAGADHDSLAELLIICSGLAIADPRERPAEKARSADIQHAKFAVDGSDFLTFLKIWEAYQVRLRSDGRKAVRRWCKKRFLNAARMQEWEELHRQLADVLTAMAGVSVNEMPATPRRIHIPLLRGFIDMIGQRVEKHTYQGARSLQFRIFPGSGLHGGAPRWIMAAAIIDTSRPYAMTVARIRRGWMESAGEHLLKRSYFDAHWNEVKGRVDAYEQATLFGLLVYTKRRVAYTDLAPDESRAIFIQDALLRDKVETEGEFSARNKALRDELEGLENKLRSRDILASEGQLFAFYDERVPAGIASNRAFERWRREVESESPGLLVMAEGDARRPGAREASTQDYPDTLVLDGNELPISYRFDREDPADGATLTLPVALLGHLTQGILDRLVPAWLEPLLVQLLRALPKATRKRLPPAPDTARWLRDDVVADMRPVPEAFAAAIEKQYEVAVDQSAWDRKQLEPWCLARALVIDEQGRVLGASRSVCDLQARFAHLAERVSSGHDFSREGLSTFDIDELPESMRLQQGPVEVTAYPALVDRGKTVALELLAEKGQAKRATRDGLVRLFMLALPQQVQLLRKDFTRDQRRILMAQGLGALEAMSSDLAFVVFRDAFTFALRAPIRTREAFEAALERGRAQVLALAERRQAMMSRVLERYSAVRSRLAQAHPAAAEAVNDVRNQLEVLLAPGFVRHTPEPWLGEIPRYLEAMRIRLEKLAQAPTRDDEPRELVREYWLRYLRVAPSQAQSLASKPELTLFRWQVEELRVSLFAQPLGTRVPVSPKRLDKQWAKVQAEQQRSS
- a CDS encoding NAD(P)-dependent methylenetetrahydromethanopterin dehydrogenase, whose amino-acid sequence is MTDQRILHVLVPGGQVSPFDLTMALDAGYDNVLPYTGAGADEVVPLVQDAIFCRPPKRFASTGVLIAGHDVNLATQMLELAQGALVPPFQVALYADPNGAYSTAAALVAMIEQTIDERDSNGFKDRKVAIFGTGPVGLCTAVLTAKLGGQPILCQLTESDDVNAAVRFCEHYGVVVPWVSALSQSGKISAVEHAGVVVTAAKAGVQILSKDVLSHAKQLVVAADLNAVPPSGIEGIGAMDNNVPMDVAQDVFFALGALAIGDMKYKLQKNLFRRMIDPNKPAAVIDFMGAYDEATNMLNRQNMLVQGDGEGQAAKAG
- a CDS encoding 3-deoxy-7-phosphoheptulonate synthase class II; the encoded protein is MTRTNSLADWHPTSWTRKTALQQPTYPNQGALERTLGELGALPPLVTSWEIESLKSQLAEAQAGRAFLLQGGDCAESFAECTSELIAKKLKILLQMSVVLLHGMRKPIVRVGRMAGQYAKPRSADTETIDGVTLPSYRGDLVNRPEFTEASRVPNPEQMLRGYERAALTLNFVRGLVDGGFADLHHPENWNLDFVRHSPLEAQYNRIVDSISDALDFYALVGGHPAHEASRIDFFASHEGLHLHYEQAQTRLLAHRGQWYNLSTHYPWIGMRTAAVDGAHVEFFRGIANPVGVKVGPGMTVEWLQELVALLNPNNEPGRLTLIHRFGANKIESGLPKLIEAVRETGHNVLWVCDPMHGNTEKTAQGLKTRRFDNILAEVESAFRVHQEMGSYLGGVHFELTGDDVTECTGGARGLSDADLARAYRSQVDPRLNYEQALELAMRIAGNRSTATGPRT